From Candidatus Dadabacteria bacterium, the proteins below share one genomic window:
- a CDS encoding site-specific DNA-methyltransferase encodes MPTLNWLTRDEDTRAAQSVPYRLLEEVSKLSAGDRDAGNMLIQGDNLEALKALLPFYAGRVKCIYIDPPYNTRSAFEHYEDNLEHTQWLAMMWPRLELLRELLAEDGSIWVSVDDDEGHYLKIAMDEVFGRRNFVANVIWQKKHTRANDARWFSDNHDYIIVHAKNKDKWRLNLLPRSEEQDSGFSNPDNDPRGPWASQPIQVKTPSQKYIYPIQNLAGKEFWPPKGRSWQFSKERFDELVEDNRIWFGKKGTNVPRIKKFLSDVQDGITPITIWLHQEVGHNQDAKQEVKQFNEDSVFDTPKPERLLERVLQLSTNPGDLILDSFLGSGTAAAVAHKMNRHYIGVEIGEHAQTHCVPRLNKVIEGEQGGISKAVDWKGGGGFRFFRLGPPVFDEEGHICADIRFPVLAAHIWFSETNRPWNGTGKTPLLGIDDGTAYALLYNGILGDKRPDGGNVLTRKTLASIRDTIHKTDSTFDGPLVIYGEQSRMTPATLDRERVTFKQTPYDVKARD; translated from the coding sequence ATGCCCACACTCAACTGGTTGACGAGAGACGAAGACACACGCGCCGCGCAAAGTGTGCCTTATCGCTTGCTGGAAGAAGTGTCTAAACTGTCGGCGGGAGACAGGGATGCGGGCAATATGCTTATTCAGGGGGATAATCTTGAGGCATTGAAGGCGTTGTTGCCTTTCTATGCGGGGCGGGTGAAGTGCATTTATATTGACCCGCCTTACAATACGCGCTCTGCGTTTGAGCACTATGAAGATAACCTTGAACATACGCAATGGCTGGCGATGATGTGGCCGCGCCTTGAGTTGTTGCGGGAGTTACTTGCTGAGGATGGTTCTATTTGGGTATCTGTTGATGATGATGAAGGACACTACTTAAAGATTGCTATGGATGAGGTTTTCGGGCGGCGCAACTTTGTGGCGAATGTGATATGGCAAAAGAAGCACACTCGCGCTAATGATGCGCGTTGGTTCAGCGACAACCACGACTACATAATAGTCCATGCAAAAAACAAAGATAAATGGCGACTTAATCTATTACCCCGCAGTGAAGAGCAAGATAGTGGATTTTCTAACCCCGACAATGATCCTCGAGGACCTTGGGCCTCTCAGCCCATACAAGTGAAAACTCCAAGTCAAAAATATATCTATCCGATTCAAAATCTGGCAGGCAAGGAGTTTTGGCCACCCAAGGGAAGAAGTTGGCAGTTTTCCAAGGAACGATTTGACGAATTGGTAGAGGATAATCGTATATGGTTTGGAAAGAAGGGAACAAATGTTCCTCGAATTAAAAAATTTCTTTCTGATGTACAAGACGGAATTACACCTATAACTATCTGGCTTCACCAAGAAGTTGGTCACAATCAGGATGCTAAACAAGAAGTAAAGCAATTTAATGAAGACAGCGTTTTTGACACACCAAAACCTGAACGTCTTCTTGAGCGCGTCTTGCAATTATCCACAAACCCCGGCGACCTTATTCTTGATTCCTTCCTCGGCTCCGGCACTGCCGCCGCCGTTGCCCACAAAATGAACCGCCATTATATCGGCGTAGAAATAGGCGAACACGCTCAAACCCATTGTGTGCCGCGCCTGAACAAAGTGATTGAAGGCGAGCAGGGCGGTATTTCAAAAGCGGTTGACTGGAAAGGCGGCGGCGGTTTCCGCTTCTTTCGCCTCGGCCCGCCGGTGTTTGATGAAGAAGGCCATATATGCGCCGATATTCGCTTTCCGGTTCTGGCCGCTCATATCTGGTTTTCCGAAACCAACCGGCCTTGGAACGGAACGGGCAAAACTCCGTTGCTTGGAATTGATGACGGCACGGCTTACGCATTGCTTTACAACGGCATACTCGGCGACAAACGACCGGATGGCGGCAATGTTCTTACACGCAAGACACTGGCGTCTATTCGGGATACAATCCACAAGACGGATTCAACCTTTGACGGCCCGCTTGTAATTTATGGAGAACAATCAAGGATGACACCCGCAACGCTTGACCGCGAGCGCGTTACATTCAAGCAAACGCCTTATGATGTTAAAGCGCGGGACTGA
- a CDS encoding DEAD/DEAH box helicase family protein → MELKKYQTETLSTLRRFLEEARIAGPKGAYEAVTKEPEIAARLGRYAGDYEPLNNLANVPYVCLRLPTGGGKTLLGAHSISIARDAWVEKDYPMVLWLVPSKTIRLQTVDALKNPNHSYRQALDEAFGGRVRVFDIADFTHIRPQDIRDHCCIVVGTIQTLRVKDTEGRKVYAHNENLEPHFSSLPKSAAGLETLEGGVKFSFANLMHIHRPLMIVDEAQKAVTGLTREMQTRVNPSAIIEFTATPRARSNILYSVTAQELKAEEMIKLPIMLSEYDNWQNAVNGAVSTRAGLAETAKDDPGYIRPIVLFQAQPKNQEVTVEELKKHLIESEQIAEEKIAVATGDQRELDGINLFDPKCEIEYVITVEALKEGWDCSFAYVFCSVSRIQSAIDVEQLLGRVLRMPYAKRRKADELNRAYACLSEPSFSEAAKSLVDTLVSMGFQEEEAQESIEQLQLGNGDSAALFDKPEETFKYKLTATSGEVGEIEKQEGVSLRETGEGEYEIEITGLIDDKREEAITELLPETRQEEIKGAIQKYRAEAQREPSPAERGESFRVPRLMSEIQGELELADTDVFMEFHEWSLLDHSSKMDESEFAIHETARSFEIDLNGNRLIYQFAGEDEQLGLDIDIEGWTPEALVLWLDRQVRQPDIHQSELLKWLSGMVGHLVNVRKMRIAALMRCKFILARKIREKLNRIRLEERGKSYQKYLFAPEAKTAVSFDTGFEFKENMYSGQRLYRGAWKPRKHFLSDVPAFDGVEGGEEFQCAQAIDSMAGLKFWVRNVAKHENSFCLPTAKGSFYPDFIAQLEDGRQLVVEYKGDLLADSADTAEKRTIGELWESKSEGKGLFIIVEKTVDGKDMREQLAGKVGDV, encoded by the coding sequence ATGGAACTCAAAAAATATCAGACCGAAACCCTCTCAACCCTCCGGCGTTTTCTTGAAGAGGCGCGTATCGCGGGGCCGAAAGGGGCATACGAGGCTGTTACCAAAGAGCCGGAAATTGCGGCGCGGCTTGGCCGTTATGCCGGAGACTATGAGCCGCTCAACAATTTGGCGAATGTGCCATACGTCTGTCTGCGCCTGCCGACCGGCGGCGGCAAAACCCTGCTTGGCGCTCACTCAATCAGCATTGCCCGCGATGCCTGGGTGGAAAAGGACTATCCGATGGTTTTATGGCTGGTTCCCTCAAAAACAATCCGGCTTCAAACCGTTGATGCGCTGAAAAATCCGAACCACTCTTACAGACAGGCGCTTGATGAGGCATTCGGCGGGCGTGTGCGCGTGTTTGATATTGCCGATTTCACACATATACGCCCGCAGGATATACGTGACCATTGCTGTATTGTTGTCGGCACTATTCAGACGCTACGAGTGAAAGACACCGAGGGGCGCAAGGTTTACGCGCATAATGAAAATCTGGAACCGCATTTCAGCTCGCTGCCGAAATCGGCGGCGGGTCTTGAAACGCTTGAGGGCGGCGTCAAGTTTTCTTTTGCCAACCTTATGCACATTCACCGCCCGCTTATGATTGTTGACGAGGCGCAAAAGGCCGTTACCGGATTGACCCGTGAAATGCAGACGCGGGTGAACCCTTCGGCAATCATTGAATTCACGGCAACGCCACGAGCCAGATCCAACATTCTTTACAGCGTAACGGCGCAGGAATTAAAGGCGGAGGAGATGATTAAACTGCCGATCATGCTGTCCGAGTATGACAACTGGCAGAATGCGGTCAATGGCGCAGTCTCAACCCGCGCCGGATTAGCTGAAACCGCAAAAGATGACCCCGGTTACATCCGGCCTATTGTTTTATTTCAGGCGCAACCGAAAAATCAGGAAGTTACTGTTGAGGAACTGAAAAAACACCTGATTGAATCTGAGCAAATCGCGGAGGAAAAAATTGCAGTTGCCACCGGCGACCAGCGGGAACTGGACGGAATAAACCTGTTTGACCCGAAATGTGAAATTGAATACGTCATCACGGTTGAAGCGTTAAAAGAGGGGTGGGACTGCTCGTTTGCTTATGTTTTTTGCTCAGTGTCGCGCATTCAGAGCGCGATAGATGTTGAGCAACTTTTAGGGCGCGTGTTGCGTATGCCTTACGCAAAGCGGCGCAAGGCGGATGAACTCAACCGCGCCTATGCCTGCCTCTCCGAACCGTCTTTCAGCGAGGCGGCCAAGTCTCTGGTTGACACATTGGTTTCCATGGGTTTTCAGGAGGAGGAGGCGCAGGAAAGTATAGAGCAACTGCAACTTGGCAATGGAGATTCGGCTGCTCTGTTTGATAAACCTGAGGAGACCTTTAAGTATAAGTTGACCGCAACATCCGGGGAGGTCGGCGAGATTGAGAAGCAAGAGGGCGTGTCGTTGCGGGAGACCGGCGAGGGAGAGTATGAAATTGAGATAACGGGTCTGATAGATGATAAGAGGGAAGAGGCAATTACGGAATTGCTGCCGGAGACACGGCAGGAAGAAATCAAAGGCGCGATTCAAAAATACCGCGCCGAAGCGCAACGTGAACCGTCACCCGCCGAAAGGGGGGAGTCTTTCAGAGTTCCGCGACTTATGTCAGAAATTCAGGGCGAACTGGAACTTGCCGATACTGATGTTTTCATGGAGTTTCATGAGTGGTCTTTGCTTGATCATTCTTCCAAGATGGATGAAAGCGAATTTGCCATACATGAGACCGCCCGCAGTTTTGAAATAGACCTTAACGGGAACCGCCTTATCTACCAGTTTGCAGGCGAAGATGAGCAACTTGGGCTTGATATTGATATTGAGGGTTGGACACCGGAGGCCCTTGTGCTGTGGCTGGACCGCCAAGTCCGCCAGCCGGATATTCACCAGAGCGAATTGCTAAAGTGGTTGAGCGGGATGGTCGGGCATTTAGTCAATGTTCGCAAAATGCGCATAGCGGCGTTGATGCGTTGCAAGTTCATACTCGCCCGCAAGATACGGGAAAAACTCAACAGGATCCGTTTGGAGGAGCGCGGTAAATCCTACCAAAAATATCTTTTTGCCCCTGAAGCGAAAACGGCGGTTTCATTTGATACGGGCTTTGAGTTCAAGGAAAACATGTATTCCGGGCAGCGTCTTTATCGCGGCGCGTGGAAGCCGCGGAAACACTTTCTCTCGGATGTTCCGGCATTTGACGGCGTTGAAGGCGGCGAAGAATTCCAGTGCGCTCAGGCAATTGACAGTATGGCGGGCTTAAAGTTTTGGGTCAGAAATGTGGCGAAGCATGAAAATTCATTCTGTCTGCCTACGGCAAAGGGCAGTTTTTATCCTGATTTTATCGCGCAACTTGAGGATGGTCGTCAGCTTGTTGTTGAATACAAAGGCGACCTTCTCGCCGACAGTGCGGACACGGCGGAAAAGCGCACCATTGGCGAACTTTGGGAAAGCAAAAGTGAAGGGAAGGGGTTGTTTATCATTGTTGAAAAGACAGTTGACGGGAAGGATATGAGGGAGCAATTGGCGGGGAAGGTTGGAGATGTCTGA
- a CDS encoding tetratricopeptide repeat protein: MSESDTKPEPVKSIREYADRVRELTEDRRCIFRGLPDAEWALESAAWRRIKKSAEDNEMVPNQQHFVEYHRDLIDRIRSKGHGYEGARSLHDLELLAKLQHHGAATAFIDFTKNIYVALWFAVDSQQEKNGTVCIINNTDITKFIAVNEDKFSSGNREIEDFLQPQSSDSATKEKQPQPSYWHWEAQRVRAERILRQSSIFVFGKSAIDEGDYQKIVVDKGAKREIWEELNRLHDINAETLFPDFSGLSIANRVKRYYHIKTAREYFADGNAHYQIGKYEKAIESYTRAIKINPQYATAYINRGNCYFQIKDREKAISDYTGAIEIDPQHAMAYNNLGTCYFQIGENEKAISDYTRAIEIDPQCAMAYGNRGDCYSKIGENEKAISDYTNAIEIGPQDTVAYYNRGYCYSQIEEYQKAISDYTRAIEINPQYAMAYGNRGYCYSEIGEYQKAIADYTKDIEINPQTANAYNNRAIDKYAINSGDKSAEEDIRKALNLAREQGDQDFVQKISNTMREWGMPVPE, encoded by the coding sequence ATGTCTGAATCCGACACCAAACCGGAGCCGGTAAAGAGCATACGCGAGTATGCTGACCGCGTAAGAGAGTTGACGGAAGACCGTCGGTGCATTTTCCGGGGTCTGCCGGATGCGGAATGGGCATTGGAGTCTGCCGCTTGGCGCAGGATTAAAAAATCTGCGGAAGATAATGAGATGGTTCCTAATCAGCAACATTTTGTGGAGTATCACCGCGACCTCATAGACCGCATACGAAGCAAGGGGCATGGATACGAGGGGGCACGTTCCTTACACGACTTGGAACTTCTGGCGAAGTTGCAACACCATGGCGCTGCAACAGCCTTTATAGACTTCACCAAAAACATCTATGTTGCTTTGTGGTTCGCTGTAGATTCACAGCAGGAGAAAAATGGTACAGTGTGTATCATTAACAATACCGATATAACCAAATTCATTGCTGTTAATGAAGATAAGTTCAGTAGCGGAAACAGGGAAATTGAAGATTTTCTACAACCTCAGTCCTCTGATTCTGCTACTAAGGAAAAGCAACCGCAACCTTCTTACTGGCATTGGGAAGCCCAGAGAGTGCGGGCGGAACGCATTCTACGACAAAGCAGTATCTTTGTATTCGGAAAGTCCGCAATAGATGAAGGCGATTATCAGAAGATTGTTGTTGACAAGGGTGCGAAACGCGAAATCTGGGAGGAATTGAACAGATTGCACGACATCAATGCGGAGACTTTGTTTCCCGACTTCTCCGGTTTGTCCATAGCAAACAGAGTTAAAAGGTATTACCACATCAAGACTGCTCGGGAGTATTTTGCGGATGGGAACGCACACTACCAAATAGGAAAATACGAGAAAGCCATTGAATCCTATACCAGAGCCATAAAGATTAACCCTCAATATGCTACTGCCTACATCAATCGTGGCAACTGTTACTTTCAAATAAAAGATAGGGAGAAAGCCATTTCCGATTACACCGGAGCTATAGAGATAGACCCTCAACACGCCATGGCTTACAACAATCTTGGCACCTGTTACTTTCAAATAGGGGAAAATGAGAAAGCCATTTCTGATTACACCAGAGCCATAGAGATAGACCCTCAATGCGCCATGGCTTATGGCAATCGCGGCGACTGTTACTCTAAAATAGGGGAAAATGAGAAAGCCATTTCCGACTATACCAATGCCATAGAGATAGGCCCTCAAGACACCGTAGCCTACTACAATCGCGGCTACTGTTATTCTCAGATAGAGGAATACCAGAAAGCCATTTCTGATTACACCAGAGCCATAGAGATAAATCCTCAATACGCTATGGCTTACGGCAATCGCGGCTACTGTTACTCTGAAATAGGGGAATACCAGAAAGCCATTGCCGATTACACCAAGGATATAGAGATAAACCCGCAGACTGCCAATGCTTACAACAACCGCGCAATAGACAAGTATGCGATCAATAGTGGGGACAAATCAGCAGAAGAA